One Candidatus Cloacimonas sp. DNA window includes the following coding sequences:
- a CDS encoding inositol-3-phosphate synthase: MLRGNEIKPAEGKLGVLLVGLGAVSTTFVAGVQAVKKGIAEPFGSVSQMATIRLGKRTENRTPLIKDFVPLSNLGDLEFMAWDIFENDAYEAALKAGVLEKELLSKIEPDLRSLKPQKAVFDNKYVKKLHGTNVKTGVNKMDLAQQLMEDIKHFKEAKNCSRLVMAWAASTEVYLEADPVHNTLESFEQGLKDNHPAIAPSMIYSYAALKMGVPFINGAPNLNLEIPALRKLAKEKKVPVGGKDFKTGQTLMKTIIAPGLKSRMVGISGWFSTNILGNRDGEVLDDPDSFKTKEVSKLSVLETILEPDKYPQLYKDLYHKVRINYYPPRGDNKESWDNIDIFGWLGYPMQIKINFLCRDSILAAPVLLDLILFMDLAQRCNLSGVQEWLSFFWKSPMTAPGLYPENDLFIQQMKLKNTLRYMMKEDLITHLGLEYYNEM; the protein is encoded by the coding sequence ATGCTTAGAGGTAATGAAATAAAACCTGCCGAGGGTAAACTTGGCGTTCTGTTGGTTGGTTTAGGCGCAGTTAGCACTACTTTTGTAGCTGGAGTGCAGGCAGTAAAAAAAGGCATCGCCGAGCCCTTTGGTTCGGTTTCACAGATGGCAACCATTCGTTTAGGCAAAAGGACAGAAAATAGAACTCCTCTTATTAAGGATTTTGTCCCCCTATCAAACCTTGGCGATTTGGAATTTATGGCTTGGGATATTTTTGAAAACGATGCCTATGAAGCCGCTCTTAAAGCAGGAGTTTTGGAAAAAGAACTGCTAAGTAAAATTGAACCTGACTTGCGTTCTCTCAAACCTCAGAAAGCGGTTTTTGATAATAAATATGTAAAAAAACTACACGGCACCAATGTTAAAACCGGCGTTAACAAAATGGACTTGGCACAGCAATTAATGGAAGATATCAAACATTTCAAAGAAGCAAAAAATTGCAGTCGTCTCGTTATGGCTTGGGCTGCCTCCACTGAGGTCTATTTAGAAGCAGATCCCGTTCATAATACGCTGGAAAGTTTTGAACAGGGCTTAAAAGATAACCATCCTGCCATCGCTCCTTCAATGATTTATTCTTATGCTGCCCTAAAAATGGGCGTTCCTTTTATCAATGGAGCTCCGAACTTAAATCTGGAAATTCCGGCTTTAAGAAAGCTGGCGAAAGAGAAAAAAGTTCCCGTGGGCGGTAAGGATTTTAAGACAGGCCAAACCCTGATGAAAACAATTATCGCACCTGGTTTGAAATCAAGAATGGTTGGAATTAGTGGTTGGTTCTCCACAAATATTTTGGGTAATCGAGACGGTGAGGTCTTAGATGATCCCGATAGCTTTAAAACCAAAGAAGTAAGTAAACTTTCGGTGCTGGAAACCATTCTGGAACCCGATAAATATCCCCAGCTCTATAAAGACCTCTATCATAAGGTGCGGATTAATTATTACCCTCCTCGTGGCGATAATAAAGAAAGTTGGGATAATATAGATATTTTTGGTTGGCTCGGTTATCCGATGCAAATAAAGATAAATTTCCTGTGCAGAGACAGCATTTTAGCCGCTCCTGTTCTATTGGACTTGATTTTATTTATGGATTTGGCACAGCGTTGTAATCTGTCGGGAGTGCAAGAATGGCTTTCTTTCTTCTGGAAATCCCCGATGACAGCTCCTGGATTGTATCCGGAAAACGACCTCTTCATTCAACAAATGAAATTGAAAAATACGCTGCGTTATATGATGAAAGAAGACCTTATAACTCACTTGGGACTGGAATATTATAACGAAATGTAA